In Hirschia baltica ATCC 49814, the genomic stretch TTCGCGGTCATCGGGTCGAATAAATCGTCCTATTGGTTCGCTAGATGTCTGATTTTCATATACATATTTTGTATGCGTCAGGCGAAAACCGCCTTGCAGTGTCAATTTATCGGTGACTGCATGCTCCAAACGCGCAGAGGGTGAAATCATATAACTATCAACGATATAGTCATAATGTAGGCCCTGAACATATGAAAACACCGTTTCATCTTCTTGCAATTCATTCAAAGAACCATGTGCGTATTCTGCGTCGAGACTCCAAAAGAATTGTGTGTCTGCTGTCAAATCCCTGCGAACCGCGCTCATAATCCCTATGGCAGAATGCCCGTTCTCTTCTATCGCTTGAGAGGGAAGAAAGTGCATTCTAAAATTCATATCATTCCACAGAATATATGGTGTAATTGACACCTCACCTGCTTCAATGTCGCGGCTCCATTGACTGGAGAGTTGCAAAGTATCGACATCTCGATACGCATTCGGATTTGGGTTGGTACGCCTTAAATCATCTTGCTTATAAGCATTTTCACCGACAACAAATCCTGCCGTTTCTTGTTCTAAGTGATGATAAGCTAAACGTGTTCTAACTGCCCAATCACCAATCTCCATACCATGTGACAACAATAGTTTTGATTGATCAGCACCGGAGTCTTCTCGATATCCTCCATCTGAAGACGCAAACAAACCGAGCACTAGATTTTGCTCTTCACCTTCATAGGCATGAACAATATTACCTTGATACCTGTTATAGCTTCCCGCTTTTAAATTTAGCTCATTTTGATTGTCTGCAAGTGGATCAAACGTAATGACATTTATGGCCCCATGTACCGCATTTGAACCATAGGCCACATCGCCCGGACCACGTACAATTTCAACTCTATCGGCAAATTGAATTTGTGTATCAAACAACCCATTCACATTAGCAAAGCCAGCACTACGAATTGGCACATTGTCCTGCAAATATAAAAATGATCCGGCCCCTGCTCCGCCCGTAAGAACTGGTGAACGTATTGAGGTCAAATGTTCCTGACCTGACCCAATCTGGATATTTACACCTGCTGCCTGATTAAAAATTTCCGCAGGATGTTCTGGAAGGCTCAATGCTTCAATATTCAGCGAAGATATAGATAAAGGTTCATCTATTGCTGAACTTGGAAAATGAGTAGCACTCACCACTACAGGATCAACGCGTTCCAACTCTTGAGCTTCAACTTTTAACAAAGGGGATATAACCACCCCCAACAGGCATCCATAAAATTTCTTATTCAAAACAGTCAATTACCTATTAGGTGTCGAAGCAAAAACAAATCGGCATCACCCAAAATCAAGCAAGACAGAGATCTGCATTTGGGTAATCCAGTCCGACAAGCTTCAAATCAGTGCG encodes the following:
- a CDS encoding TonB-dependent receptor → MNKKFYGCLLGVVISPLLKVEAQELERVDPVVVSATHFPSSAIDEPLSISSLNIEALSLPEHPAEIFNQAAGVNIQIGSGQEHLTSIRSPVLTGGAGAGSFLYLQDNVPIRSAGFANVNGLFDTQIQFADRVEIVRGPGDVAYGSNAVHGAINVITFDPLADNQNELNLKAGSYNRYQGNIVHAYEGEEQNLVLGLFASSDGGYREDSGADQSKLLLSHGMEIGDWAVRTRLAYHHLEQETAGFVVGENAYKQDDLRRTNPNPNAYRDVDTLQLSSQWSRDIEAGEVSITPYILWNDMNFRMHFLPSQAIEENGHSAIGIMSAVRRDLTADTQFFWSLDAEYAHGSLNELQEDETVFSYVQGLHYDYIVDSYMISPSARLEHAVTDKLTLQGGFRLTHTKYVYENQTSSEPIGRFIRPDDREDVFNAVTGKLAARYKISDRLLSYFTVSRGARPPQTTDLYRLQQNQIVEQGSVETLDMAELGLKYASPTFRASLAGFVGYKKNFLFRDADGFTVEDGETTHSGFEFDFAWKFTPQWTISTSGNWAEHKYAFDRDVGNDTEDIFDGNDVDTAPNSSLFVSLEWEPIEVISTNLQFIHEGDYYTDASNQHKYDGHDLVDWKVKWRLSNASQLQFEVKNIFDERYASRADFAFGNERYFPGEQRSAYLSWNVQY